The Candidatus Koribacter versatilis Ellin345 genome has a segment encoding these proteins:
- a CDS encoding methylated-DNA--[protein]-cysteine S-methyltransferase: METLYYSQMKSPIGQLWIAVSKNGLVMIEFEGREFPPVKFDKNVSWVISEEKTAKVKKQLQQYFDGHRTEFDLPLDPRIGTDFQRKCWDLVAKIPYGETRSYQELAKELKSPNASRAVGGANGANPIPIVVPCHRVINSDGHLGGYGGGLDKKEQLLSLERALPGTGPLFFKAPKSKSAKVGV, translated from the coding sequence ATGGAAACTCTTTACTATTCGCAGATGAAGTCCCCCATCGGCCAGTTGTGGATCGCCGTCTCGAAAAACGGCCTCGTCATGATCGAGTTCGAAGGGCGCGAGTTTCCGCCTGTCAAGTTCGACAAGAACGTCAGCTGGGTGATCTCCGAAGAGAAAACTGCAAAGGTGAAGAAGCAGCTCCAGCAATATTTCGACGGCCATCGAACGGAGTTCGATCTGCCGCTCGATCCGCGCATTGGGACGGATTTCCAGCGTAAGTGCTGGGACCTCGTCGCTAAAATTCCTTACGGCGAAACGCGCTCCTACCAGGAACTCGCAAAGGAATTGAAAAGTCCGAACGCATCGCGGGCTGTAGGTGGTGCAAATGGCGCCAACCCGATTCCGATCGTGGTGCCGTGCCATCGCGTCATCAACTCCGATGGACACCTCGGCGGCTATGGCGGCGGGCTCGATAAAAAAGAGCAGCTGCTCTCCCTGGAACGGGCCCTTCCCGGCACCGGCCCGCTGTTTTTCAAGGCCCCAAAATCAAAGTCCGCGAAAGTGGGAGTATAG
- a CDS encoding FMN-binding negative transcriptional regulator produces the protein MYTPSHFKQEDLTAIHEMMRHIGLVSLVTTTPHGLVATQAPVLFDADADHGVLRGHIARANSQWKDTPAGTEALAIFTGPNAYISPNWYAAKREHGKVVPTWNYIAIHAYGEIHFSEDRDKLLDIVTRLTEAHESSLEHPWKVGDAPADYIEAMLKAIIAFEVKITRIESSWKLSQNRSEADRAGAMAGLQQRGEEVAKEMERLDAPPSPKEKS, from the coding sequence GTGTATACACCATCCCACTTCAAGCAGGAAGATCTCACCGCCATCCACGAGATGATGCGGCACATCGGGTTGGTCTCGCTCGTTACGACTACGCCGCATGGCCTTGTCGCCACGCAGGCTCCGGTGCTCTTTGACGCCGACGCCGATCACGGCGTCCTTCGCGGCCACATCGCGCGCGCGAACTCGCAATGGAAGGACACTCCCGCAGGCACCGAAGCACTCGCCATCTTCACGGGCCCCAACGCCTACATCTCACCCAACTGGTACGCAGCCAAGCGCGAGCACGGCAAAGTCGTGCCCACCTGGAATTACATCGCCATCCACGCCTATGGCGAAATCCACTTCAGCGAAGACCGCGACAAACTCCTCGATATCGTCACTCGCCTGACCGAAGCTCACGAATCTTCACTCGAACATCCGTGGAAGGTCGGCGACGCGCCGGCCGACTATATCGAAGCCATGCTGAAAGCGATCATCGCCTTCGAGGTGAAGATCACTCGCATCGAGTCGTCGTGGAAGCTGAGCCAGAACCGCTCAGAGGCAGACCGCGCAGGAGCGATGGCAGGATTGCAACAGCGTGGAGAAGAAGTCGCAAAAGAAATGGAGAGGCTCGACGCCCCTCCGTCGCCGAAAGAGAAAAGCTAA
- the glmM gene encoding phosphoglucosamine mutase: MSLPTMDKPVRQLFGTDGIRGVAGEYPLDPHTVFAIGRALGARLVEKYQTARVLIGQDTRESSDWISRALARGLESANCGVASAGVITTPGVAYLTRTHGFSAGIVVSASHNPWTDNGIKVFGANGYKLSDDIEHEIEAQIFYHLEELERAESEGEGPAMLPGDDKLREDYAEWLRSQVEGTDFSKFRVLLDCANGAASSIAHLVFPKVGVFSEFTHICPTGRNINANCGALHPEEAAKHVGQSRGRFDLGITFDGDADRALFSDGDGNIVNGDAVLLLAARDMKARGHLKEDTVVATTMSNMGLEAALKRSGIRMLRAAVGDKYVLEEMKKTGATLGGEQSGHILFMDSDATTGDGILTALRVLEVLARSGKSLAELIADLKVFPQVIRNVKVNAKIPMKELPAVMSAIEAAEQDLGDSGRVVVRYSGTEKLARVMIEAESEAKMNQHATAIAEAIQEAIGI, encoded by the coding sequence TTGTCGTTACCAACCATGGACAAACCTGTACGTCAGCTTTTCGGCACAGATGGAATTCGCGGGGTTGCCGGCGAGTATCCACTCGATCCGCATACTGTGTTCGCCATTGGCCGCGCGTTGGGCGCGCGTCTCGTGGAGAAGTACCAGACCGCTCGCGTGCTGATTGGGCAGGACACTCGCGAATCAAGCGACTGGATCAGCCGCGCGCTTGCGCGTGGCTTGGAGAGCGCGAATTGCGGAGTTGCCAGCGCCGGGGTGATCACGACACCGGGCGTGGCATACCTCACGCGCACGCATGGATTTTCCGCGGGGATCGTGGTGTCGGCGTCGCACAATCCGTGGACCGATAACGGCATCAAGGTCTTCGGCGCGAATGGGTACAAGCTCTCGGACGATATCGAGCACGAGATCGAAGCGCAGATCTTCTATCACCTCGAAGAACTCGAGCGCGCCGAAAGCGAAGGCGAAGGACCGGCCATGCTGCCCGGAGATGACAAACTTCGCGAAGATTACGCAGAGTGGCTGCGGTCGCAGGTCGAGGGCACGGATTTCAGCAAGTTCCGCGTTCTGCTCGACTGCGCGAATGGTGCGGCAAGTTCCATCGCGCACCTTGTGTTTCCGAAAGTAGGAGTGTTCAGCGAATTCACGCACATTTGTCCAACGGGACGGAACATCAACGCGAATTGCGGGGCGCTGCATCCGGAAGAAGCCGCCAAGCATGTTGGACAATCGCGCGGGCGATTCGATCTTGGGATTACGTTTGATGGCGATGCCGATCGCGCTCTCTTCAGTGATGGGGACGGCAATATCGTGAATGGCGATGCCGTGTTGCTGCTCGCGGCACGAGATATGAAAGCGCGCGGGCACCTCAAGGAAGACACCGTCGTGGCGACGACGATGTCAAACATGGGGTTGGAAGCGGCGCTGAAGCGCTCCGGGATCCGCATGCTGCGCGCGGCTGTGGGCGACAAGTACGTGTTGGAAGAAATGAAGAAGACTGGCGCGACACTCGGCGGCGAACAGTCGGGACACATTCTGTTCATGGACAGTGACGCAACGACGGGCGACGGTATCCTGACGGCTCTGCGAGTCCTCGAGGTATTGGCGCGATCGGGCAAGTCACTGGCGGAACTGATCGCTGATCTTAAGGTCTTCCCGCAGGTCATTCGCAACGTGAAAGTAAACGCCAAGATTCCGATGAAAGAACTGCCCGCGGTAATGAGCGCGATTGAAGCTGCCGAGCAAGATCTTGGCGATAGCGGGCGCGTGGTCGTGCGCTACTCAGGAACGGAAAAATTGGCGCGGGTGATGATCGAAGCGGAATCGGAAGCGAAAATGAATCAGCACGCGACCGCGATCGCCGAGGCGATCCAGGAAGCCATCGGAATTTAG
- a CDS encoding CdaR family protein: MIHWLRTHVFGHIWLKIVSILIALLLWWAVAHDQPAEIALSVPIEFYNTPEHLEISSERIQRAEIRVQGPARILRQMTNADIDAVIDLAGAHVGEHTFDLTPKQIRHLPHNVNIVQVVPSQIRLDLDRSASKVVDVTPRVIGTFAAGYRLGDVEVNPAKITIVGPQSRLNNIDAAITDPVDATGLVGRGTFTTQAFVGDPLVQQLNPEPIHVTVSTTKTKPGEK; the protein is encoded by the coding sequence ATGATCCACTGGCTGCGCACCCATGTGTTTGGGCACATCTGGCTGAAGATCGTTTCGATCCTGATTGCGCTGTTGTTGTGGTGGGCCGTGGCGCACGACCAGCCGGCGGAAATCGCGTTGAGCGTGCCGATCGAGTTCTACAACACGCCGGAGCACCTGGAAATCAGCAGCGAGCGTATCCAGCGGGCCGAGATCCGCGTGCAGGGGCCGGCGCGCATTCTGCGCCAGATGACGAACGCCGACATTGATGCGGTGATCGATCTCGCAGGGGCGCACGTGGGAGAACATACGTTCGACCTCACGCCGAAGCAAATCCGTCACCTGCCGCACAACGTGAACATTGTGCAGGTAGTGCCGTCGCAGATCCGGCTCGACCTCGACCGCAGCGCGTCGAAGGTGGTGGATGTAACGCCGCGGGTGATTGGCACATTTGCGGCGGGCTACAGGCTGGGCGATGTGGAAGTGAATCCGGCGAAGATTACGATCGTCGGGCCACAGTCGCGTTTGAACAATATTGACGCCGCGATCACGGACCCAGTGGATGCCACCGGGCTCGTGGGACGTGGTACTTTCACTACACAGGCTTTTGTCGGCGACCCTCTCGTCCAACAGCTGAATCCTGAGCCTATCCACGTCACCGTTTCAACGACGAAGACCAAGCCTGGGGAGAAGTAG
- the cdaA gene encoding diadenylate cyclase CdaA: MGQWLARGRAPQATDMATAVLDVLIVALLIYEFLKLIRGTRATPMLMGVFVLALAFVAAQFAELRTLDWLMTTLLPYGIFAMIVVFAAEIRHALARLGRKLASSRSSAANSESYDDVVLAANLFSQNQTGALMVIEREIGLRTYIESGVALDAHISYDLLATIFRPSAPLHDGAVIIQKDRVAAAACFLPLSMNPILSTQLGTRHRAGIGITEESDAIAVIVSEETGAISVAVAGQIERDITPDELRERLSVLLRRHVPATTLPTHQDPDLDAATYPSGVRESDDDATELQR, translated from the coding sequence ATGGGGCAGTGGTTAGCACGAGGACGCGCACCCCAGGCGACGGACATGGCCACGGCTGTGCTCGACGTCCTCATCGTTGCGCTGCTCATTTATGAGTTCCTCAAGCTGATCCGCGGCACCCGCGCTACGCCCATGCTGATGGGCGTCTTCGTACTGGCTCTAGCATTCGTCGCCGCGCAATTCGCCGAACTGCGCACGCTCGATTGGCTGATGACCACTCTGCTGCCTTACGGCATCTTTGCCATGATCGTGGTGTTCGCGGCAGAGATACGGCACGCATTGGCGCGACTGGGAAGAAAACTGGCGAGTTCGCGCTCTTCTGCAGCGAACTCCGAGTCGTATGACGATGTGGTGCTCGCGGCGAACCTGTTCTCACAGAACCAGACTGGCGCGCTGATGGTGATTGAGCGCGAGATCGGCCTACGGACCTACATTGAGAGCGGCGTCGCGCTGGATGCCCATATTTCTTATGACCTGCTGGCGACGATCTTCCGGCCGAGCGCTCCGCTGCACGATGGCGCGGTGATTATCCAAAAAGATCGCGTCGCGGCGGCGGCGTGTTTCCTGCCGCTCTCGATGAACCCAATTCTCTCCACGCAGTTGGGCACGCGACATCGGGCGGGCATCGGGATAACAGAAGAAAGCGATGCAATTGCGGTGATTGTGTCGGAAGAAACCGGCGCGATCTCGGTTGCCGTCGCGGGCCAGATCGAGCGCGATATCACGCCTGACGAATTGCGCGAACGGCTGAGCGTATTACTTCGCCGCCATGTGCCGGCGACGACGCTGCCGACGCACCAGGACCCGGACCTTGATGCTGCGACGTATCCGTCGGGTGTGCGGGAATCGGATGACGATGCGACGGAGTTGCAACGATGA
- the xseA gene encoding exodeoxyribonuclease VII large subunit has protein sequence MSFSDQLGFTFSAPQRRIWQVRDIVSAVRAALEREYADVWVEGEISNFRPADSGHLYFSLKDESTQLRIVMFRSQARLLKFRPENGLKVIARGKVTLYEGRGELQLMAEYLEPQGAGALQIAFEQLKAKLQAEGLFARERKKPIPALPKKIGVVTSPRGAVIQDILNVLRRRHNSVHVLIFPAQVQGETAASEVASGVRYFNKAANVEVIIVARGGGSIEDLAAFNDEGLARSIATSTIPVISAVGHETDFTICDFVADLRAPTPSAAAELVIRSKQEVDERLTALSTHLARALRVRLLEYEKKLDRLARHGAFGGMQTAIARRQQRVDDLAFRLSVAQTNVFRQLHRRLDVASTRVRHHDLRSRFAAEHRELSARVEKLAATLRANLMRRRTRIERLAGQLQGLSPISILERGYALVFDAEGRLLKDARQVREGNTIRAQLALGQISAVVKKPE, from the coding sequence ATGTCCTTTAGCGACCAGCTTGGGTTCACCTTTTCAGCTCCGCAGCGGCGGATTTGGCAGGTGCGCGACATTGTGAGTGCGGTGCGCGCGGCGCTGGAGCGCGAGTACGCCGATGTATGGGTGGAGGGCGAGATTTCGAACTTTCGCCCGGCGGATTCTGGACATCTTTATTTCTCACTGAAAGATGAATCGACGCAGTTGCGGATCGTAATGTTCCGTTCGCAGGCGCGGCTGTTGAAGTTCCGCCCCGAGAATGGGCTGAAGGTAATCGCGCGCGGAAAAGTCACGCTCTACGAGGGGCGCGGCGAACTGCAACTGATGGCCGAGTACCTGGAGCCTCAGGGTGCCGGTGCGCTACAAATCGCGTTCGAGCAGCTTAAGGCGAAGCTGCAGGCAGAAGGATTGTTCGCGCGTGAGCGCAAGAAGCCGATTCCGGCACTGCCGAAGAAGATTGGCGTGGTGACTTCGCCGCGCGGAGCGGTGATTCAGGACATTCTCAATGTGCTGCGAAGGCGGCACAACAGCGTGCACGTGCTGATCTTCCCGGCACAGGTGCAAGGCGAGACCGCAGCGTCGGAAGTTGCCAGCGGCGTGCGGTATTTCAATAAGGCGGCGAATGTCGAGGTGATCATCGTGGCGCGCGGTGGCGGCTCGATCGAAGATCTAGCGGCGTTCAACGACGAGGGGCTGGCGCGGTCGATTGCGACGTCGACGATTCCGGTAATTTCAGCGGTGGGCCACGAGACGGACTTCACGATCTGCGATTTCGTGGCGGATCTGCGGGCGCCAACGCCGTCGGCTGCAGCCGAATTGGTGATTCGCTCGAAGCAGGAAGTGGATGAGCGGCTGACGGCGCTAAGCACCCATTTGGCGCGGGCGTTGCGGGTTCGGCTCCTGGAATACGAAAAGAAGTTGGACCGGTTGGCGCGGCATGGGGCGTTTGGCGGGATGCAGACGGCCATCGCGCGTCGGCAGCAGCGGGTGGACGACCTTGCCTTCAGGCTCTCCGTGGCGCAAACAAATGTCTTCCGGCAACTGCATCGGCGGCTGGACGTGGCTTCCACGCGGGTGCGGCACCATGATTTGCGGAGCCGATTTGCGGCCGAACATCGCGAACTGAGTGCCCGGGTGGAGAAGTTGGCTGCCACGTTGCGCGCGAATCTAATGCGGCGGCGCACGCGAATTGAGCGGCTCGCGGGGCAACTGCAAGGGCTCTCCCCGATCTCTATTCTGGAGCGCGGCTACGCGCTGGTCTTTGATGCCGAGGGGCGTTTGCTCAAAGACGCTCGGCAGGTGCGCGAAGGTAACACGATCCGTGCACAACTGGCGCTGGGGCAAATCAGTGCGGTAGTGAAGAAGCCGGAATAG